The following proteins are encoded in a genomic region of Bradyrhizobium sp. SK17:
- a CDS encoding ABC transporter permease, with protein MATINFDSELRRAGANATGGWGRLAFLAQRHVLGTIGLIIMLLFVLTAISADLICRYDPLSVDSAHRLAAPSALHWFGTDSFGRDVWSRIIHGARISLAVGIGSTTLGATLGVIVGLASGYLSGWVDLVFQRVTDILQSLPLLVLALVMTAALGPSLPNVILAIAIPLIPTVARVIRANTLALREQPFVEAAKSIGMSETRIALRHVLPNTIAPLIVLATAQLGSTILTEASLSFLGLGIPEPYPSWGRMLSESAAEYVRTAPWLVIFPGIAISLAVFGTNLFGDALRDILDPRQRG; from the coding sequence ATGGCGACGATCAATTTCGACAGCGAATTGCGACGCGCCGGGGCCAACGCCACCGGCGGCTGGGGACGGCTGGCGTTCCTCGCGCAGCGCCATGTGCTCGGCACCATCGGCCTGATCATCATGCTGCTGTTCGTGCTGACCGCGATATCAGCCGACCTGATCTGCCGTTACGATCCGCTCAGCGTCGATTCCGCGCACCGGCTGGCCGCGCCATCGGCGCTGCACTGGTTCGGCACCGATTCGTTCGGTCGCGATGTCTGGAGCCGCATCATCCACGGCGCGCGGATCTCGCTTGCGGTCGGCATCGGCTCCACGACGCTGGGCGCCACGCTCGGCGTCATCGTCGGTCTCGCCTCCGGCTATCTCTCCGGCTGGGTCGACCTCGTGTTCCAGCGGGTGACCGACATCCTGCAATCGTTGCCGCTGCTGGTGCTCGCGCTGGTCATGACCGCGGCACTCGGCCCCTCGCTGCCGAACGTGATCCTCGCGATCGCCATTCCCCTGATCCCGACCGTTGCCCGCGTGATCCGCGCCAACACGCTGGCGTTGCGCGAGCAGCCGTTCGTCGAGGCCGCCAAGTCGATCGGCATGAGCGAGACGCGGATCGCGCTGCGCCACGTACTGCCGAACACCATCGCGCCGCTGATCGTGCTGGCCACCGCACAGCTCGGCTCGACCATCCTGACCGAGGCGTCGCTGTCCTTCCTCGGCCTCGGCATTCCCGAGCCCTATCCGTCCTGGGGCCGCATGCTGTCTGAATCCGCCGCCGAATATGTCCGCACCGCACCCTGGCTGGTGATCTTCCCGGGCATCGCGATCAGCCTCGCGGTGTTCGGCACCAACCTGTTCGGCGACGCGCTGCGCGACATCCTCGATCCGAGGCAGCGCGGCTGA
- a CDS encoding ABC transporter permease: MFAYIVRRLFLMLVTLFGISVIIFVLLRVVPGNIVDILFDAAGFVDPADKANLERELGLSQPIAIQYLHWIGGLLHGDLGYSYVSEKPALEEILPRIPITARLAGLALLFSASIGIPLGVISAVHQGSKLDYALRVVSLSGLSLPSFWLGLLILMASVSLFGTMPIFNPNPKTWLEAFSIYAVPAMAVGFRSAALTMRITRSSMLEILRQDYIRTARAKGASEASVNYHHALKNAVLPVITVIGIEAAFLIGGLIVTETVFNIPGIARFLVEALRWRDYPIVQNLVMLIAVVVVVVNFIVDMLYAAIDPRIRFGD; encoded by the coding sequence GTGTTTGCCTATATCGTGCGGCGGCTGTTCCTGATGCTCGTGACCCTGTTCGGGATCTCGGTCATCATCTTCGTGCTGCTGCGCGTCGTTCCCGGCAACATCGTCGACATCCTGTTCGACGCCGCGGGCTTCGTCGATCCCGCCGACAAGGCCAATCTGGAGCGCGAACTCGGCCTCAGCCAGCCGATCGCGATCCAGTATCTGCACTGGATCGGCGGCCTGCTGCACGGCGATCTCGGCTATTCCTACGTCTCGGAGAAGCCGGCGCTGGAGGAGATCTTGCCGCGGATCCCGATCACCGCACGGCTCGCGGGCCTGGCGCTATTGTTCTCCGCCTCGATCGGCATCCCGCTCGGCGTGATCAGCGCCGTGCACCAGGGCTCGAAGCTCGATTATGCGCTGCGGGTCGTCAGCCTCAGCGGCCTGTCGCTGCCGTCGTTCTGGCTCGGCCTGTTGATCCTGATGGCCTCGGTCTCGCTGTTCGGGACCATGCCGATCTTCAATCCGAACCCGAAGACCTGGCTCGAGGCGTTCAGCATCTATGCGGTGCCGGCGATGGCGGTCGGCTTCCGCAGCGCGGCGCTGACCATGCGCATCACCCGCTCCTCGATGCTGGAGATCCTGCGCCAGGACTATATCCGCACCGCGCGTGCCAAGGGCGCTTCTGAGGCCTCGGTGAACTATCACCACGCACTGAAGAACGCGGTGCTGCCGGTCATCACCGTGATCGGCATCGAGGCCGCGTTCCTGATCGGTGGACTGATCGTGACCGAGACCGTGTTCAACATCCCCGGCATCGCCCGCTTCCTGGTCGAGGCGCTGCGCTGGCGCGACTATCCAATCGTGCAGAACCTCGTGATGCTGATCGCCGTCGTCGTGGTGGTCGTGAATTTCATCGTCGACATGCTCTATGCGGCGATCGATCCGCGCATCAGATTCGGAGACTAG
- a CDS encoding ABC transporter substrate-binding protein yields MRSVQALAVAVLSVLTVNDASHAAEPKSGGIFRIYHRDSPGSASIHEGSTYSVNIPFMPIFNNLVIFDQHVAQNSTSTIRPELAESWAWSGDNKTLTFKLRKDVKWHDGKPFTSADVKCTFDMLMGKSPQKFRQNPRKSWYDQVNEVTTSGDYEASFKLKRPQPALLSLLASGYSPVYPCHVSPAEMRTKPVGTGPFKLVEFKANESIKLTKNPDYFKKGLPYLDGIEFTIIPNRSTAILGFVSGKFDMTFPTEVSIPLLKDVKSQDPTAVCVVEPNNVSTNIIINSTAPPFDNLDIRRALALALDRKAFIQIMFEGQGDIGGTMEPAPAGLWAMPKDMLEQIPGYGPDIEKNREEARKLMQKAGYGPDKHLQIKVSTRNIAVYRDPAIILIDQIKSIYIDAELDVVDTAQWFPKIARKDYSLGLNLTGNAVDEPDQSFYENYACGSERNYTNYCNKDIEKLFDQQSEETDVEKRKKLVWEIDKKLQEDVARPIIFHARTGTCWKPYVKNVTIMSNSSYNGYRYEDVWLDK; encoded by the coding sequence ATGCGGAGCGTGCAAGCGCTGGCCGTTGCGGTGTTGTCTGTGCTGACTGTCAACGACGCGTCACACGCAGCCGAGCCGAAATCCGGCGGCATTTTCAGGATCTATCACCGCGACAGTCCCGGCAGCGCCTCGATCCACGAGGGCTCGACCTATTCGGTGAACATTCCGTTCATGCCGATCTTCAACAATCTCGTCATCTTCGATCAGCACGTCGCGCAGAACAGCACGAGCACGATCCGGCCCGAGCTTGCGGAGAGCTGGGCCTGGAGCGGCGACAACAAGACGCTGACCTTCAAGCTGCGCAAGGACGTGAAATGGCACGACGGCAAGCCGTTCACCTCGGCCGACGTCAAATGCACCTTCGACATGCTGATGGGCAAGTCGCCGCAGAAGTTCCGGCAGAACCCGCGCAAGTCCTGGTACGACCAGGTCAACGAGGTCACGACCAGCGGCGACTATGAGGCGTCGTTCAAGCTGAAGCGGCCGCAGCCGGCGCTGCTGTCTCTACTGGCCTCGGGCTACTCGCCGGTCTATCCCTGCCACGTCTCGCCGGCGGAAATGCGCACCAAGCCCGTCGGCACCGGCCCGTTCAAGTTGGTCGAGTTCAAGGCCAACGAATCGATCAAGCTCACCAAGAACCCCGATTACTTCAAGAAGGGCCTGCCCTATCTCGACGGCATCGAGTTCACCATCATCCCGAACCGCTCGACCGCGATCCTCGGCTTCGTCTCCGGCAAGTTCGACATGACGTTCCCGACCGAAGTCTCGATCCCGCTGCTGAAGGACGTCAAGTCGCAGGACCCGACAGCGGTCTGCGTTGTGGAACCGAACAACGTCTCCACCAACATCATCATCAATTCGACCGCGCCGCCGTTCGACAATCTCGACATCCGCCGGGCGCTGGCACTCGCGCTCGATCGCAAGGCGTTCATCCAGATCATGTTCGAAGGCCAGGGCGACATCGGCGGCACCATGGAGCCGGCACCCGCCGGGCTGTGGGCGATGCCCAAGGACATGCTGGAGCAGATCCCGGGCTACGGCCCCGACATCGAGAAGAACCGCGAGGAAGCCCGCAAGCTGATGCAGAAGGCGGGCTATGGCCCGGACAAGCATCTGCAGATCAAGGTGTCGACCCGTAACATCGCCGTCTATCGCGATCCCGCCATCATCCTGATCGACCAGATCAAGAGCATCTATATCGACGCCGAGCTCGACGTCGTCGACACCGCGCAATGGTTCCCGAAGATCGCACGCAAGGATTATTCGCTCGGCCTCAACCTCACCGGCAATGCCGTCGACGAGCCTGACCAGTCGTTCTACGAGAATTACGCCTGCGGCTCCGAGCGGAACTACACCAATTATTGCAACAAGGACATCGAGAAGCTGTTCGACCAGCAGTCGGAAGAGACCGATGTCGAGAAGCGCAAGAAGCTGGTCTGGGAGATCGACAAGAAGCTACAGGAGGATGTCGCCCGTCCGATCATCTTCCATGCCCGCACCGGCACCTGCTGGAAGCCTTACGTGAAGAATGTCACGATCATGTCCAACAGCTCCTATAACGGCTATCGCTACGAAGACGTCTGGCTGGATAAATAA
- a CDS encoding TauD/TfdA family dioxygenase produces MEVIPLRDGFGAELRGVTLSDVAASDAAYAAVRAAFEEHSVLVLRGQEVSDDIQLAFSRRFGPPETTKVGSMGTGSHFVILSTFGPDGKVVPSDHRQQLRAKANQLWHTDSSFKRVPALTSILSARIIPEHGGETEFVSMRLAFERLDKDVAKRLENSFAWHSYAHSRSKVAAGLATTEETDALPPVCWRMVWRNPVNGRGALYLASHAYGVEGMDADAGKVLIEQLTEAATAPGVSYLHQWKQGDVVMWDNRATMHRGRPWPAHEGRLMIRTTISATDADGVATMHLPSPQAAE; encoded by the coding sequence ATGGAAGTGATCCCACTGCGCGACGGCTTCGGTGCCGAATTGCGCGGCGTCACGTTGTCAGACGTCGCCGCCAGCGATGCGGCCTATGCGGCAGTGCGCGCGGCGTTCGAGGAGCATTCGGTGCTGGTGTTGCGCGGCCAGGAGGTCAGCGACGACATCCAGCTCGCCTTCTCGCGCCGCTTCGGTCCGCCCGAGACGACCAAGGTTGGCTCGATGGGCACCGGATCGCATTTCGTGATCCTCTCGACCTTCGGACCCGACGGCAAGGTGGTTCCATCGGACCATCGGCAACAGCTGCGCGCCAAGGCCAACCAGCTCTGGCACACCGACTCCTCCTTCAAGCGCGTGCCGGCGCTGACCTCTATCCTGTCCGCGCGCATCATCCCGGAGCATGGCGGCGAGACCGAATTCGTCTCGATGCGGCTTGCCTTCGAGCGGCTCGACAAGGACGTGGCGAAGCGGCTGGAGAACTCGTTCGCCTGGCACTCCTATGCGCACTCGCGCAGCAAGGTGGCGGCCGGGCTTGCGACAACGGAAGAAACCGACGCGCTGCCGCCGGTATGCTGGCGCATGGTGTGGCGCAATCCGGTCAACGGCCGTGGCGCGCTGTATCTCGCCTCCCACGCCTATGGCGTCGAGGGCATGGATGCCGATGCCGGCAAGGTCCTGATCGAGCAGTTGACCGAGGCGGCGACCGCGCCCGGCGTCAGCTATCTGCATCAGTGGAAGCAGGGCGACGTCGTGATGTGGGACAACCGCGCCACCATGCATCGCGGCCGCCCTTGGCCGGCGCATGAGGGCCGCCTGATGATCCGCACCACCATCTCGGCGACCGATGCCGATGGCGTCGCGACCATGCACCTGCCCTCGCCGCAGGCGGCGGAGTGA
- a CDS encoding AMP-binding protein, giving the protein MYTGKHAYLRPLQPAFIMAGTGEIVTYRELEARNNRLAHLFRNRGMKRLDHYSIFMENNNRYLEACGAGERAGLYYTCVNSYLTAGELAYILTNSQSRILITSKLKLEIAHEALKECPQVEVCIVVDGDSESERIVGLQQVTAGLPATPIADEYAGTAMLYSSGTTGRPKGIVRPLPEQPPSQNLPLFDFLTKLWHYREGMVYLSPAPLYHSAPQAAVNLTIRMGGTVVIMESFDPERYLQLVEQWGITHSQLVPTMFSRMLKLPEQVRTRYDLSTLEIAVHAAAPCPALVKDDMIKWWGPIIHEYYGATEGLGFTACNSEEWLAHRGTVGRVLLGDLHILDENMQPCPKGTPGTVWFKTGSPFEYFNDPAKTSEARSADGSMSTVGDVGYVDDDNFLYLTDRATFMIISGGVNIYPQECENLLITHPKVADAAVFGVPNVDLGEEVKAVVQPAEGIAPGPELADELIAFCAGSLSRQKVPRSVDFEAELPRLPTGKLYKRLLRDRYWGNKTSRIV; this is encoded by the coding sequence ATGTACACCGGCAAGCATGCTTACCTGCGTCCGCTGCAACCCGCTTTCATCATGGCCGGGACCGGCGAGATCGTCACCTATCGCGAGCTCGAGGCGCGCAACAACCGCCTCGCGCATCTGTTCCGCAACCGCGGCATGAAGCGGCTCGATCATTATTCGATCTTCATGGAGAACAACAACCGCTACCTCGAAGCCTGCGGCGCCGGCGAACGTGCGGGACTCTATTACACCTGCGTCAATTCCTACCTCACGGCCGGCGAGCTCGCCTACATCCTGACCAACAGCCAGTCGCGGATCCTGATCACCTCGAAGCTGAAGCTCGAGATCGCTCACGAGGCGCTGAAGGAGTGTCCGCAGGTCGAAGTCTGCATCGTGGTCGACGGCGACAGCGAGAGCGAGCGGATCGTCGGGCTGCAACAGGTGACCGCGGGCTTGCCGGCAACGCCGATCGCGGACGAATATGCCGGCACCGCGATGCTGTATTCGTCCGGCACCACGGGCCGGCCCAAGGGCATCGTGCGGCCGCTGCCGGAGCAGCCGCCGTCGCAGAACCTGCCGCTGTTCGATTTCCTGACCAAGCTGTGGCACTACCGCGAGGGCATGGTCTATCTGTCGCCGGCGCCGCTCTATCACTCGGCGCCGCAGGCCGCGGTCAATCTCACCATCCGGATGGGCGGCACCGTTGTGATCATGGAGAGCTTCGATCCCGAGCGCTATCTCCAGCTGGTCGAGCAATGGGGCATCACCCACAGCCAGCTGGTGCCGACCATGTTCTCGCGCATGCTGAAGCTGCCCGAACAGGTTCGCACCCGCTACGATCTGTCGACGCTCGAGATCGCCGTTCATGCCGCCGCGCCCTGCCCGGCGCTGGTCAAGGACGACATGATCAAATGGTGGGGACCGATCATCCACGAATATTACGGCGCGACCGAAGGCCTCGGCTTCACCGCCTGCAACAGCGAGGAATGGCTCGCACATCGCGGCACCGTCGGCAGGGTCTTGCTCGGCGACCTGCATATCCTGGACGAGAACATGCAGCCCTGCCCCAAGGGCACGCCCGGCACCGTGTGGTTCAAGACCGGATCGCCATTCGAATATTTCAACGATCCCGCCAAGACCAGCGAAGCGCGCTCGGCCGACGGCAGCATGAGCACGGTCGGCGACGTCGGCTATGTCGACGACGACAACTTCCTCTATCTTACCGACCGCGCCACCTTCATGATCATCTCCGGCGGCGTGAACATCTATCCGCAGGAATGTGAGAATTTGCTGATCACCCATCCCAAGGTTGCCGACGCCGCGGTGTTCGGCGTGCCCAATGTCGATCTCGGCGAGGAGGTGAAAGCGGTGGTGCAGCCGGCCGAGGGAATCGCGCCGGGGCCGGAGCTCGCCGACGAGTTGATTGCGTTCTGCGCAGGCTCACTGTCGCGCCAGAAGGTGCCGCGCTCGGTGGATTTCGAGGCCGAGCTGCCGCGGCTGCCGACCGGAAAACTCTACAAGCGCCTGCTGCGCGACCGCTATTGGGGCAACAAGACCTCACGGATCGTGTGA
- a CDS encoding iron-containing alcohol dehydrogenase: MHRGRVVFGAMDEVVFGRAAREAIVEQLDRLGAQRAFLMVSGTLNRETDEIEKVRQALGSRCVGTFDRMPAHTPRAAVIAATEQARDAQADLIVTIGGGSITDGAKAVQLCLANNVTTSDGIDTIRTHGGVIPEMRPPVVRQISVPTTIAGGEFSSIAGVTNEAKRQKEMLRHPLVMPRATILDPELSVHTPDWLFLSTGIRAVDHCVEGICSREAHPYGDAQALKGLEMLAAGLPRVKADPKDISARMDCQIGTWLSTGPLASGVPMGASHGIGYVLGAEFDVPHGYTSCVMLPAVMRWNKRDNADRQALVAAAMGHPGEDAGDVLDGFIRDLGMPRSLKEVQVGPEHFDRVAAGAMRTPWVPRNPRKIDGPSQVREILLMAA, translated from the coding sequence GTGCATCGAGGCCGTGTCGTATTTGGCGCCATGGACGAGGTCGTGTTCGGGCGGGCCGCCCGTGAGGCCATCGTCGAGCAACTGGACCGGCTTGGCGCGCAGCGCGCCTTTTTGATGGTCTCCGGCACGCTGAACCGCGAGACCGACGAGATCGAAAAGGTCCGCCAGGCGCTCGGCTCGCGCTGCGTCGGCACCTTCGACCGGATGCCGGCGCATACGCCGCGCGCGGCGGTCATCGCCGCGACGGAACAGGCGCGTGACGCGCAGGCCGACCTGATCGTCACGATCGGCGGCGGCTCGATCACCGACGGCGCCAAGGCGGTGCAGCTCTGCCTCGCCAACAACGTCACGACATCAGACGGCATCGACACGATCCGCACCCATGGCGGGGTCATACCCGAGATGAGGCCGCCAGTCGTGCGCCAGATCAGCGTGCCGACCACCATCGCCGGTGGCGAGTTCTCCTCGATCGCCGGCGTCACCAACGAGGCCAAGCGGCAGAAGGAGATGCTGCGCCATCCGCTGGTGATGCCGCGCGCCACCATCCTCGATCCGGAATTGTCGGTGCACACGCCGGACTGGCTGTTCCTGTCGACCGGCATCCGCGCCGTCGATCATTGCGTCGAGGGCATCTGCTCGCGCGAGGCGCATCCTTACGGCGACGCGCAGGCACTGAAGGGACTAGAGATGCTGGCGGCCGGCCTGCCGCGGGTGAAGGCGGACCCGAAGGACATTTCGGCACGGATGGATTGCCAGATCGGCACCTGGCTCTCGACCGGCCCGCTCGCCTCCGGTGTGCCGATGGGCGCCAGCCACGGCATCGGCTACGTGCTCGGCGCCGAGTTCGACGTGCCGCATGGCTACACCTCGTGCGTGATGCTGCCCGCGGTGATGCGCTGGAACAAGCGCGACAATGCCGACCGGCAGGCGCTGGTCGCGGCCGCGATGGGGCATCCGGGCGAGGACGCCGGTGATGTGCTCGACGGCTTCATCCGCGACCTCGGCATGCCGCGCAGCCTCAAGGAGGTGCAGGTCGGCCCCGAACATTTCGATCGCGTCGCGGCAGGCGCGATGCGCACGCCCTGGGTGCCGCGCAATCCACGCAAGATCGACGGCCCGTCCCAGGTGCGCGAGATTCTGCTGATGGCGGCCTAG
- a CDS encoding GNAT family N-acetyltransferase, producing MADRSHSDPALSAFGWIRAAETGLRFRRINDADLPFLERLYASTRAEELALTPWSAEQKAAFLAMQFKAQHAHYQQYYPTADWLVAMRDGADIGRLYVDRWPSEHCVIDIALLPEHRGSGLGGALMRDLLDEAAAAGKAVSIHVEKFNPAIRLYHRLGFIAEEDKGVYDLMRWRAAGASGHQVKIA from the coding sequence ATGGCAGATAGATCGCACAGCGATCCGGCGCTCTCGGCCTTCGGCTGGATCCGCGCCGCGGAGACCGGCTTGCGCTTCCGCCGCATCAATGATGCCGATCTGCCTTTCCTCGAGCGGCTCTATGCCTCGACCCGCGCCGAGGAGCTGGCGCTGACGCCGTGGAGCGCGGAGCAGAAGGCCGCTTTCCTGGCGATGCAGTTCAAGGCGCAGCACGCGCATTACCAGCAATACTATCCGACCGCCGACTGGCTGGTGGCGATGCGCGACGGAGCGGATATCGGACGGCTCTACGTCGACCGCTGGCCGAGCGAGCATTGCGTCATCGATATCGCCTTGCTGCCGGAGCATCGCGGATCGGGTCTCGGCGGCGCGCTGATGCGCGACCTGCTCGACGAGGCGGCCGCGGCCGGCAAGGCGGTGTCGATCCATGTCGAGAAATTCAATCCGGCGATCCGGCTGTACCACAGGCTCGGCTTCATCGCCGAGGAGGATAAGGGCGTCTACGACCTGATGCGGTGGCGCGCGGCAGGCGCCTCAGGCCATCAGGTGAAGATCGCCTGA
- a CDS encoding phage tail protein → MSDPFVAEIRIFPFNFAPRGWAFCDGQLMPISQNTALFSLLGTIYGGNGKSTFGLPNMQGSSPMQQGQGSTGTIYDIGQTGGTTTVTLLPTEMPQHNHAIQGNINPANLAAPSPVRSLARANPGQAYTGTLTNISPFSAASSIGPTGGNRPHNNLMPYLTLNFCIALQGIFPQRG, encoded by the coding sequence ATGTCTGATCCATTCGTGGCCGAGATTCGCATCTTCCCGTTCAATTTTGCGCCGAGGGGATGGGCGTTCTGCGACGGCCAGTTGATGCCGATCTCGCAGAACACTGCGCTGTTCTCGCTGCTCGGCACGATTTATGGCGGCAACGGCAAGAGCACTTTCGGGCTGCCCAACATGCAAGGCAGTTCGCCGATGCAACAGGGGCAAGGCTCTACCGGCACCATTTACGACATCGGGCAGACCGGCGGCACCACGACGGTGACGCTGCTGCCAACTGAAATGCCGCAGCACAACCATGCGATCCAGGGCAACATCAATCCAGCCAACCTCGCAGCTCCGAGCCCGGTGCGATCGCTGGCGCGGGCCAATCCAGGTCAGGCCTATACCGGGACGCTGACCAATATTTCGCCGTTCTCGGCGGCGAGTTCGATCGGGCCGACCGGCGGCAACCGGCCCCACAACAATCTGATGCCCTACCTCACCCTGAATTTCTGCATCGCGTTGCAGGGCATCTTCCCGCAGCGCGGTTGA
- a CDS encoding phage tail protein, whose protein sequence is MSQPYIGEIRMFAGNFAPLNWMLCQGQVLPISQYDTLYNLIGTTYGGNGQTTFALPNLQGRLPLHQTGNYPIGLIGGSEQVTLITQQLPVHSHPMAASQNNATSNTVTGNVVGSVGATQIYREVPAASAMANQACSLVGGNQPHDNMQPYLCINFIIALFGVYPSQS, encoded by the coding sequence ATGAGCCAGCCCTATATCGGCGAGATCCGCATGTTCGCCGGCAATTTTGCGCCGCTCAACTGGATGCTATGCCAGGGACAGGTCCTGCCGATCTCGCAATACGACACCTTGTACAATCTGATCGGAACGACCTATGGCGGCAACGGCCAGACCACATTCGCCTTGCCAAATCTCCAGGGCCGGCTGCCGTTGCACCAGACCGGCAATTATCCGATCGGGCTGATCGGGGGTAGCGAGCAGGTGACGCTGATCACCCAGCAACTGCCCGTCCACTCCCACCCGATGGCGGCCTCCCAGAACAACGCGACCAGCAACACGGTGACCGGCAACGTCGTGGGCAGCGTGGGCGCGACGCAGATCTACCGCGAGGTCCCGGCCGCGTCGGCGATGGCGAACCAGGCGTGCTCGCTGGTCGGCGGCAACCAGCCGCATGACAACATGCAGCCGTACCTTTGCATCAACTTCATCATTGCGCTGTTCGGCGTTTATCCAAGTCAAAGCTAG
- a CDS encoding phage tail protein — translation MSEPFLSEIKMVSFSFPPKGWAFCNGQTMPINQNQALFSLLGTTYGGNGMTTFALPNLQGKVPVHMGSGFALGQTGGEASHTLSIAEMPQHPHVFQGTTNNADNPAVTGNLMATSANLYTAANNLTTLDPSTVGNAGGSQAHENMQPYLAVSFCIALQGIFPTQN, via the coding sequence ATGTCCGAACCGTTTCTCTCGGAAATCAAGATGGTGTCGTTCAGCTTCCCGCCGAAAGGCTGGGCGTTTTGCAACGGCCAGACGATGCCGATCAATCAGAACCAGGCTCTGTTCTCGCTGCTCGGCACGACCTATGGCGGCAACGGCATGACGACCTTTGCGCTGCCCAATCTGCAAGGAAAGGTGCCGGTCCATATGGGCTCGGGCTTCGCGTTGGGCCAGACCGGCGGTGAGGCGTCGCACACGTTGTCGATCGCCGAGATGCCGCAGCACCCGCATGTATTTCAGGGGACGACCAACAACGCCGACAATCCCGCGGTCACCGGCAACCTGATGGCGACGTCGGCCAATCTCTACACCGCCGCCAACAATCTGACGACGCTCGACCCGAGCACCGTCGGCAATGCCGGAGGCTCGCAGGCCCACGAAAACATGCAGCCCTATCTCGCGGTCAGCTTCTGCATTGCATTGCAGGGCATCTTTCCCACCCAGAACTGA